From one Rosa rugosa chromosome 4, drRosRugo1.1, whole genome shotgun sequence genomic stretch:
- the LOC133742505 gene encoding probable E3 ubiquitin-protein ligase RHB1A, whose product MGGCCCCASKATELRAAPTYYYVYPRTSEEHVPLSSRQGASALSTGLLVDTNLDTSIPDTYRPPPAPIPYDVSAGRPQTPPVAQEISGNKSDATLQTTTTSDSVQEAAGDNPQETSSKCEDLKYKVDTKLELDPIKKAEVELSKPVESVALVTEEEDVCPTCLEEYDEENPKITTKCDHHFHLACILEWMERSDTCPVCDQEMIFDPPID is encoded by the exons ATGGGAGGGTGCTGTTGTTGTGCTTCCAAAGCAACCGAGCTGAGGGCCGCACCTACATACTACTATGTT TATCCGAGGACATCTGAAGAGCACGTGCCCCTGTCATCTCGCCAAGGTGCCTCTGCACTCTCCACAGGCCTCCTTGTTGACACGAACTTGGATACATCAATACCTGACACTTATAGACCACCTCCTGCCCCTATTCCATATGATGTGTCAGCAGGGCGTCCTCAGACTCCACCAGTGGCCCAAGAAATTTCTGGCAACAAGAGTGATGCAACATTGCAGACAACAACAACTTCTGATTCTGTTCAAGAAGCAGCTGGTGACAATCCTCAAGAAACTTCATCCAAGTGTGAAGACCTGAAGTACAAAGTGGACACCAAGTTAGAGCTTGATCCAATTAAGAAGGCAGAAGTTGAACTTTCGAAACCAGTGGAATCTGTTGCTTTAGTCACTGAGGAGGAGGATGTTTGCCCCACCTGCTTGGAAG AGTATGATGAAGAAAATCCAAAAATTACCACGAAATGCGACCACCATTTTCACCTTGCTTGCATTCTTGAATGGATGGAAAGAAGTGACACATGTCCCGTGTGTGATCAG GAAATGATATTTGATCCTCCTATTGATTAG
- the LOC133742504 gene encoding AT-rich interactive domain-containing protein 2 produces MAGWSVSTNGSVLDLAEITDANPINGDSLGSGIESVKDGVECGGDDDDDHKGTDVDTVKDGVECVDDDYRGRQRCTFDQVLSVFLKDIGDRGVVRPVPAVSVFGDRQHVDLFKLFCVVRDKGGYDLVSKKRLWSFVSKELGLDGGATAASVKLIYFKYLNELEIWFRETCTSRSLGNGESGRYGTSLLLSLELEREFRGLLLDGTEQKDNGDGLVHLESDQNGKIEYSLSDTKDACTMHSGTGTCNGDDDENVCNDDQNGTLILPSSVDNKEIDRKRKRRESLSGMLNWVIQTATQVGDASIGVIPGPAKWKNHEGNEFWFQAIKAREALMLRRDITPKTEELLQQKKLRMHPLMYEDTIAAGHHSSERLRCRGRIPQSTKSRSCTCCNSLLPTQSNSISPHMVLHDDSKEQEPMEVDLASPHRSVIPSDDDESREKYVSVGPLSQADVPEWTDVASESDSKWLGTRVWPLQCEEDNSLVETDIIGRGRPDSCGCQLPGSVTCHRFHIAEARMKLKKELGSLFYHWRFDRMGEEISLQWTAEEEKRFKTLVQSKYPFFWNSASKWFPRKTRENLVSYYFNVFLVKRRSYQNRVTPKNIDSDDDETDFGSLSEGFGHEAVKVSGSNFLACSQNKQCDDLDDKNAV; encoded by the exons ATGGCAGGATGGTCAGTTTCGACAAATGGGTCCGTGTTAGATTTGGCTGAGATTACTGATGCTAATCCAATTAATGGTGATAGTCTTGGTAGTGGTATTGAATCTGTAAAAGATGGTGTAGAatgtggtggtgatgatgatgatgatcacaAGGGTACTGATGTTGATACTGTAAAAGATGGTGTAGAATGTGTTGATGATGATTATAGGGGTAGGCAGAGATGTACATTTGATCAGGTTCTATCTGTTTTCCTTAAGGATATTGGTGATAGAGGTGTTGTTAGGCCTGTGCCTGCAGTTTCAGTTTTTGGTGATAGGCAACATGTGGATTTGTTCAAATTGTTCTGTGTTGTGAGAGATAAAGGTGGGTATGATTTGGTTTCGAAGAAGAGGCTGTGGTCTTTTGTGTCCAAAGAATTGGGCTTGGATGGTGGAGCAACGGCGGCTTCTGTAAAATTGATCTACTTCAAGTATTTGAACGAGTTGGAGATATGGTTTAGGGAGACTTGTACGAGTAGGAGCTTGGGAAATGGGGAGTCTGGAAGGTATGGGACTTCTCTTTTGTTGTCTTTGGAGctagagagagagtttagaggTTTGTTGTTGGACGGGACAGAGCAGAAGGACAACGGTGATGGACTGGTTCATTTGGAATCTGACCAAAATGGGAAGATTGAATATAGTTTATCAGATACCAAAGATGCATGTACAATGCATTCAGGTACTGGAACTTGCAATGGTGATGACGACGAAAATGTTTGTAATGATGATCAAAATGGTACTTTGATATTACCCTCCAGTGTCGATAATAAAGAAATCGATCGTAAAAGAAAGCGACGAGAATCCTTATCAGGAATGCTGAATTGGGTAATCCAGACAGCAACACAAGTTGGTGATGCTTCAATTGGAGTGATACCAGGGCCAGCTAAGTGGAAGAATCATGAAGGCAACGAGTTCTGGTTCCAGGCAATTAAAGCAAGGGAGGCATTGATGCTAAGAAGAGATATTACTCCAAAGACTGAAGAATTACTCCAGCAG AAGAAACTAAGGATGCATCCTTTGATGTATGAAGATACTATTGCTGCTGGTCACCATTCCTCAGAGAGGTTAAGATGCAGAGGAAGGATTCCTCAGTCTACTAAATCTCGCTCGTGCACTTGTTGCAATTCTTTGCTGCCTACTCAGAGTAATTCGATAAGTCCTCACATGGTGTTGCATGACGATTCTAAGGAGCAAGAACCTATGGAAGTTGATTTAGCCTCTCCACATAGATCGGTTATCCCATCTGACGATGATGAATCCCGTGAAAAGTATGTTTCTGTGGGCCCTCTCTCTCAAGCTGATGTTCCTGAATGGACTGATGTGGCCTCAGAAAGTGATAGTAAATGGCTAGGCACAAGGGTATGGCCCTTGCAATGTGAAGAAGACAATTCCCTCGTTGAAACAGATATCATTGGCCGAGGAAGACCAGATTCCTGTGGCTGTCAGCTTCCAGGTTCTGTTACATGTCATAGATTTCACATTGCTGAGGCTAGGATGAAACTGAAGAAAGAACTCGGTTCCTTGTTCTATCATTGGAGATTTGATCGTATGGGAGAGGAAATTTCTCTTCAGTGGACAGCTGAAGAGGAAAAGAGATTCAAGACCTTGGTACAGTCAAAGTATCCTTTCTTTTGGAATAGTGCATCCAAGTGGTTTCCCAGAAAAACTAGGGAAAACTTGGTGAGCTATTACTTCAACGTGTTTCTTGTTAAGCGAAGAAGTTATCAGAACCGTGTAACTCCTAAAAATATAGATAGCGATGATGACGAAACAGATTTTGGGTCTTTAAGTGAGGGTTTTGGGCACGAGGCAGTCAAAGTTTCAGGCTCCAATTTTCTGGCTTGTTCCCAGAATAAGCAGTGTGACGACTTGGATGATAAAAATGCTGTATAG
- the LOC133707077 gene encoding ubiquitin-conjugating enzyme E2 5, which produces MSSPSKRREMDLMKLMMSDYKVEMINDGMQEFFVDFNGPKESPYQGGVWRIRVELPDAYPYKSPSIGFVNKIYHPNVDEMSGSVCLDVINQTWSPMFDLVNVFEVFLPQLLLYPNPSDPLNGEAAALMMRDRTAYEQRVKEFCEKYAKPEDIGAAQEEKSSDEELSEDEYASSDDEAVAGKADP; this is translated from the exons ATGTCGTCGCCGAGCAAACGCCGGGAGATGGATTTGATGAAACT GATGATGAGTGATTACAAGGTGGAGATGATCAATGATGGCATGCAAGAGTTTTTTGTGGATTTCAATGGACCCAAAGAGA GTCCTTATCAGGGAGGTGTGTGGAGGATACGGGTGGAGCTACCAGATGCTTATCCTTATAAATCTCCATCTATAGGCTTTGTCAACAAGATCTACCACCCAAATGTTGATGAAAT GTCGGGATCAGTTTGTTTAGATGTTATCAACCAGACTTGGAGtcccatgtttg ATCTGGTTAATGTGTTTGAAGTCTTTCTTCCGCAACTTCTTTTATATCCAAATCCATCGGATCCCTTGAACGGAGAAGCTGCTGCTCTGATGATGCGTGATCGGACTGCTTATGAGCAAAGAGTAAAAG AGTTCTGCGAGAAATACGCAAAGCCAGAAGATATAGGAGCTGCCCAAGAAGAGAAATCCAGTGATGAAGAGCTGAGTGAAGATGAATATGCCTCCAGTGATGATGAGGCAGTTGCAGGCAAAGCTGATCCATAG